GACGTTCAAGGAAGAAGAAAAGGCGCCGCTCGGACTCGACGGGGCGCTCCTCAGGGACGACATCGAGAATTTCCCCGAGCTTTCCGAGGTGGACGTCGTCCGCCACTACACGCGCCTCTCGAAGTGGAACACGAGCATCGACGAGGGAATGTACCCGCTCGGCTCGTGCACGATGAAGTACAACCCGAAGCTCCACGAGGACGCGGCGCGCCTTCCCGGGTTCGTGAACCTCCACCCGTGCCAGCATGACTCGGACATCCAGGGGGCGCTCGGCCTCGTGTGGAAGCTGGAGCGCTACCTTTGCGCCGTCACGGGTATGGACGCGGCGGCTCTTCAGCTCGCGGCGGGCTCCCACGGCGAATTCACGGGCCTTCTCATAGCACGCGCCCACTTCGACCACCGGGGCGAGCAGCGCACCGAGGTGCTCATACCGGACTCGGCCCACGGGACGAACCCGGCCAGCGCGACCCTGGCGGGCTACGAGTCCGTGGAAATTCCCTCCGACGAAACGGGACGCATCGACCTGGCGGAATTCAAGAAAAAACTCACCCCGTCCGTCGCCGCCCTCATGATGACCAACCCCAACACGCTCGGGATCTTCGAGAGCGACGTCGTCGAGATCGCCGAGCTTCTTCATCAGAACGGCTCGCTCCTCTACTGCGACGGCGCGAACATGAACGCCTTCCTCGGCCGCCACCGCCCCGGCGACGCCGGCGTGGACATCATCCACCTCAACCTGCACAAGACGTTCTCGACGCCGCACGGGGGCGGGGGCCCCGGCGGGGGGTGCGTCGCCGTGAAACGATTCCTCGAGCCCTGCCTTCCCGTTCCGCGCATCCGGCGGAACGAGGAGGGGTACTACCGTTTCGACAGGGACCGCCCGCGGAGCATCGGCCGGATGCGCAGCTTCTGCGGAAACTTCGGCGTCCTCGTGCGCGCGTACGCCTACCTCCGCACGCTGGGGCACGAGGGACTGCGCGAGGTGAGCGGAAACGCCGTCCTCAACGCGAACTATCTTCGCGCGAAGCTCAAGGACGACTACGAGCTTCCGTACGAGACCCCCTCGCTCCACGAAGTCGTCTTCTCCGACGCCCGCCAGCGCGAGCACGACGTTTCGGCGCTCGACGTCGCCAAGCGCCTCCTCGACCTCGGGTTCCACCCGCCCACGGTGTTCTTTCCGCTCATCGTGAAGGGCGCGCTCATGATCGAGCCGACGGAGACCGAGGGCACCGAGGAGCTAGACCGCTTCGTTGCGGCCATGAAGCAGATCGCCCGCGAGGCCGAGGAGAATCCCGAGATTCTGCGCGAGGCGCCCGTGCGCATGCCCGTCCGCCGCCTCGACGAGGTGCGCGCCGCGCGCAAGCTGCGCCTGAGGTGGACGCCG
The DNA window shown above is from Acidobacteriota bacterium and carries:
- the gcvPB gene encoding aminomethyl-transferring glycine dehydrogenase subunit GcvPB; translation: MTHSEKLLFELSREGREGVSFADETFKEEEKAPLGLDGALLRDDIENFPELSEVDVVRHYTRLSKWNTSIDEGMYPLGSCTMKYNPKLHEDAARLPGFVNLHPCQHDSDIQGALGLVWKLERYLCAVTGMDAAALQLAAGSHGEFTGLLIARAHFDHRGEQRTEVLIPDSAHGTNPASATLAGYESVEIPSDETGRIDLAEFKKKLTPSVAALMMTNPNTLGIFESDVVEIAELLHQNGSLLYCDGANMNAFLGRHRPGDAGVDIIHLNLHKTFSTPHGGGGPGGGCVAVKRFLEPCLPVPRIRRNEEGYYRFDRDRPRSIGRMRSFCGNFGVLVRAYAYLRTLGHEGLREVSGNAVLNANYLRAKLKDDYELPYETPSLHEVVFSDARQREHDVSALDVAKRLLDLGFHPPTVFFPLIVKGALMIEPTETEGTEELDRFVAAMKQIAREAEENPEILREAPVRMPVRRLDEVRAARKLRLRWTPEEA